One window from the genome of Nicotiana sylvestris chromosome 9, ASM39365v2, whole genome shotgun sequence encodes:
- the LOC138877578 gene encoding uncharacterized protein, which yields MLRKDAETSWIEDCQKAFDKIKEYLSRPPVLVPPEPGLPLLLYLSVLDGAFGCVLGQHDETGGKEQAIYYLSKKFTPYEARLEVEVLLLCLHNIPHIQDGSSEAVKGQALADHLAENPMGGEYKPLKTYFPDEEISFLGEYITEAYDGWRMFFDGAANFKGMGIGAVLLSEMSQHYPVSAKLRFPCTNNMAEYKACILGLNMAVNMNIQELLVIGDTDVLVHQVKGERATKNSKILPYLHHVQELKRRFTNIEF from the exons atgctgaggaaagatgctgagaCAAGTTGGatagaggattgtcagaaagcttttgacaagatcaaggaatacctgtccagaccgccagttctggtcccgccagaaccaggattACCATTGCTGCTTTATCTATCCGTGTTAGATGGagcctttggatgtgttttggggcaacatgatgagacaggaggaaaggagcaagccatatattacctgagtaagaaattcacaccttatgaagcacg cctaGAAGTTGAGgtattacttctgtgcctacacaacatacctcatatccaggatggatcctctgaa gcagtcaagggacaagcattggcagatcacctcgctGAGAATCCaatgggaggagaatacaaacccttgaaaacgtattttcctgatgaagaaatatcATTCTTGGGAGAATACATTACagaagcatatgacggttggaggatgttctttgacggagccgcaaatttcaaaggaatgggcattggagcagttttgttGTCTGAAATGAGTCAACATTATcccgtatctgctaaactcagatttccctgcaccaacaacatggcagaatataaagcctgcatactagggctcaacatggcagtcaacatgaacattcaggagttgttggTGATCGGCGATACGGATGTGCTTGTGCACCAGGTGAAAGGAGAAAGggctaccaagaattccaagatattgccatatctgcaccatgtgcaggaattaaaaaggaggtTCACGAATatagaattctga